From the Alloalcanivorax dieselolei B5 genome, one window contains:
- a CDS encoding TRAP transporter small permease, which produces MYRYLEAGSKYLAAVTAALGAASALIMTLALLAGVFCRYVLNSSLSWSDEIALLAFSWTVFLFASVLTREFGHVRVSIVVDALPGLPRHLLERGSVILILLFGGLMLWAGWQFTAFTAHQVSPALRYPLWLQGAAVPASGALIVFHALVLLFRPGSLGEHGGAVDE; this is translated from the coding sequence ATGTATAGATATCTCGAAGCAGGCAGCAAATACCTTGCCGCCGTGACGGCCGCGCTTGGCGCGGCCAGCGCGTTGATCATGACCCTGGCCCTGCTGGCCGGGGTGTTCTGCCGCTATGTGCTGAACTCTTCCTTGTCCTGGAGTGATGAGATCGCGCTGCTGGCGTTCAGTTGGACAGTGTTTTTGTTCGCCAGCGTACTGACGCGGGAGTTCGGACACGTGCGCGTCTCCATTGTGGTGGACGCCTTACCCGGCCTGCCCAGGCACTTGCTTGAGCGGGGCAGCGTGATACTGATTCTGCTGTTCGGCGGGTTGATGTTGTGGGCCGGCTGGCAATTCACCGCCTTTACCGCGCACCAGGTGTCACCGGCGCTGCGTTATCCCTTGTGGTTGCAAGGTGCGGCGGTGCCGGCGAGTGGCGCCTTGATCGTCTTCCATGCCTTGGTGTTGCTGTTCCGCCCCGGGTCGCTTGGTGAGCACGGAGGCGCCGTCGATGAGTGA
- a CDS encoding TRAP transporter large permease codes for MSEIGVVLIVGLFVLLLLGVPIAFTLGLLTAVGIWMADYNPMILAQRLIAGSTITSLLAIPGFILVGDLMSAGGLSKRLVRVASVCFGHLTGGLSMSTVAAGTFFGAITGSAPATTAAVGSVMIDELEKRGYSRGYGAALSTSIGPLGQMIPPSIPMIIWGVLAEESISKLFLAGVLPGLIAAAGFCVVSYLYARRLGITREKRPGVREILAAIREGIWALLAPVVILGGIYGSVFTPTEAAMVGALYSLVIGLFIYKDLQWKSLIPLFIKSMRTTTVIMFIIVVAYGFAWIIASEQIPSQVTQVLLSITSNPFLILLLLNIMLLVLGAVMDTVSAMVILSGVLTAVGTQVGLDPVQLGAMVVINFAVGMITPPLGYSLFVASTISGLSIEKVARNLWPFFLVLIGVVALTAYVPAVTLWLPGLLG; via the coding sequence ATGAGTGAGATTGGCGTTGTTCTGATCGTCGGGCTGTTCGTCCTGCTGCTGCTGGGGGTTCCCATCGCCTTTACCCTGGGCCTGCTCACCGCCGTGGGTATCTGGATGGCCGACTACAATCCGATGATCCTGGCCCAGCGCCTGATCGCGGGGAGCACCATCACCAGCCTGCTGGCGATTCCCGGTTTCATTCTGGTGGGGGACCTGATGAGCGCGGGTGGGCTGTCCAAGCGTCTGGTCAGGGTGGCTTCGGTCTGTTTTGGCCACTTAACTGGCGGACTTTCCATGTCCACCGTGGCGGCCGGTACGTTTTTCGGCGCCATTACCGGATCCGCGCCGGCCACCACCGCCGCGGTGGGGTCGGTGATGATCGATGAGCTGGAAAAACGCGGCTATTCACGGGGCTACGGCGCGGCGTTGTCCACTTCCATCGGGCCGCTGGGGCAAATGATCCCGCCCTCCATTCCCATGATCATCTGGGGGGTGCTGGCGGAAGAGTCGATCTCCAAATTGTTCCTGGCGGGTGTCCTGCCCGGTCTGATCGCGGCGGCGGGGTTCTGCGTTGTCAGTTATCTCTATGCCCGGCGCCTGGGTATCACCAGGGAGAAGCGCCCCGGTGTCCGGGAGATCCTGGCGGCGATACGTGAAGGGATATGGGCGTTGTTGGCGCCGGTGGTGATCCTCGGAGGTATTTACGGGAGCGTGTTTACCCCCACCGAGGCGGCCATGGTGGGCGCCTTGTACAGCCTCGTCATTGGCCTGTTCATTTATAAGGATCTGCAATGGAAATCGCTGATCCCGTTGTTCATAAAGTCGATGCGTACCACCACGGTGATCATGTTCATTATCGTGGTGGCCTACGGCTTTGCCTGGATCATCGCCAGTGAGCAGATTCCCTCGCAGGTCACGCAAGTACTGCTGAGCATTACATCGAACCCGTTCCTGATCCTGCTGTTGCTGAACATCATGTTGCTGGTGCTCGGCGCGGTCATGGACACCGTGTCCGCGATGGTCATCCTCAGCGGGGTTCTGACCGCCGTGGGCACCCAGGTGGGGCTGGATCCGGTGCAACTGGGCGCCATGGTGGTGATCAATTTCGCCGTGGGAATGATCACCCCGCCGCTGGGGTACTCCCTGTTCGTCGCCTCCACCATCAGTGGTTTGAGTATCGAGAAAGTGGCCCGCAATCTCTGGCCGTTCTTCCTGGTTCTCATTGGCGTAGTGGCACTGACCGCCTATGTTCCGGCGGTGACGCTTTGGCTTCCGGGCCTGTTGGGCTAG
- a CDS encoding TRAP transporter substrate-binding protein has product MTPLLRSVKTLMPAAILAAALAAVSVAQAATVIRLGWTTADSEVDPYAIAAHYFQEELEAAAPGQFEIKFFPNNQLGNDTDMLQGMQFGTLDAGVITGTQLGTLDKSFQLLDLPFLFKDRAQAHEVLDGEVGQELFARLEKQGLIGLGFAEAGFRHVINNKRPVQAPDDLQGVKLRVQPSDLFIASFRALGANPVPMAWSDAYMAVQQGTVDGLEIPLAVIYANKYADVVKYLSLTNHTYNALPLLMSKQAFSRLSSEQQEAVRSAARKAIERQRAEVAKNEQALIEKIKAKGMAVTGIADTGAFRDEVRPVYEEYRPRIGEDLVDRAMELVTE; this is encoded by the coding sequence ATGACGCCCTTACTCCGATCCGTCAAAACGTTGATGCCCGCTGCCATTTTGGCGGCGGCCCTGGCCGCGGTGAGCGTGGCTCAGGCCGCCACCGTGATCCGCCTGGGATGGACCACCGCCGACAGCGAAGTGGATCCCTATGCCATCGCCGCCCACTACTTCCAGGAAGAGCTGGAAGCCGCGGCGCCGGGACAGTTCGAGATCAAGTTCTTCCCCAACAACCAGTTGGGTAACGACACGGACATGCTGCAAGGGATGCAATTCGGCACGCTGGATGCCGGCGTTATCACCGGCACCCAGTTAGGCACTCTGGACAAGAGCTTCCAGCTCCTTGACCTGCCGTTTCTGTTCAAGGATCGGGCCCAGGCCCACGAGGTACTGGATGGCGAGGTGGGGCAGGAACTGTTCGCCCGACTGGAGAAACAGGGTCTGATCGGCCTGGGCTTTGCCGAAGCCGGCTTCCGCCATGTCATCAACAATAAGCGGCCGGTGCAGGCACCGGACGATTTGCAGGGCGTGAAGCTGCGCGTGCAGCCGAGCGATCTGTTTATCGCCAGCTTCCGGGCCCTGGGCGCCAATCCGGTTCCCATGGCCTGGAGCGACGCCTACATGGCGGTGCAGCAAGGCACGGTGGACGGCCTCGAGATCCCGCTGGCGGTGATTTACGCCAACAAGTACGCCGACGTGGTGAAGTATCTTTCGCTGACCAACCACACCTATAACGCCTTGCCGCTGCTGATGTCCAAACAGGCGTTCTCCCGTCTGTCGTCCGAGCAGCAGGAGGCGGTGCGTAGCGCCGCGCGGAAAGCCATCGAGCGGCAACGCGCCGAGGTGGCGAAGAACGAGCAGGCGTTGATCGAGAAGATCAAGGCGAAGGGCATGGCGGTTACCGGGATTGCCGATACCGGCGCTTTCCGCGACGAGGTGCGGCCGGTCTATGAAGAATATCGGCCACGCATCGGCGAAGACCTGGTTGATCGCGCCATGGAACTGGTCACGGAATAA